The Lycium barbarum isolate Lr01 chromosome 4, ASM1917538v2, whole genome shotgun sequence nucleotide sequence AGTGTCTCTGcgtattattttttttgttaaaaaaaaaaaaaaaaaaaaaaaaaaaaaaaaaaaaaagcatgaaAATGATAATGGTTAACTTATCCCATAGGTGCACAAATCATGCTGTAACTGAATGATGGATAGGATCGGTAACCGCATTATGGCATATTCAGAGGTATCTATTGAAACTGGAAAAGAATAATAGTCTGGTCTTGAGTACGCGGGATAGAAATTCCTTTGATCAGGTTCAGTACCCTTTTGCTCTAAGAACTACAACCTTGACTAATTGAACATTTGGAAAAATGCCAATCTGGCGAAGCAGCAGTTGATTATGAGGAAACTTTTTGCTTCTGAATTAAATATTTGGTAAAGGAAGACTTGGGAAAAGACAAGCTTAACTActttgattttgaaaaattcagtTTGATAATCATACATGATGACAAATACATATTTCTCTATTGTCTTCTAAATGACATTACAAAACTTAATTTTACCTCTCACAAGTAACAGATAAAACAAGAATCTTCAAGCAATTGAAATCAAATCAGTGATATCTTGAAAATGCTTAAGGCAAATTCTTTGAGGATTGTTCACCTGGGAAAGGGTTGGAACAGCAGAAGGATCAAATTCCTCACAGTTCTTGGGATTTATAGGAACACAAACATGGCCTGGCAAAAAGAACAGTAAATTCTGTTAAAATATACAGACCATAGATGAAAGCATATCCAATGATAAGAAGCTGTAACAATTCAAGTATCTTTGCCTTTCCGGTGCTTTGAGGTTCAAGCATCATATAAGGAGCAAACCTGTTTTGGGGTGCACACAGAAAGGAGCCTTTAATAAGTGATTCATGTGCTTTGAGACCTGAGACGTTAAAGAAGCAAATCTTCAGTTGGAATTTACGCATCAAAACATGTAAGGAACATAACCAAGAACTATTGTATTTCTTCTCCATGCTTGTTATTCCTATGGgttttaaaaggaattaaatgTTTACACTCCATAAAAGCAGAACTGAGGCTCCAAAAAGGTGGAAAACTGGAAATAGCACGAACCTCCATATCAAGTCTTGGATAGGTAAAAGAAAACACAATTTCTTCGATGCATCTACGCACACCTTGGCCCTGGAAAATGAAAAATGGAACCATGGGTAATGGAAACTGACAAGGAACTTTTTCAAATTTGACATATAAGTAATCACGTGGTTCACTCAATTCGCAAAAGGACGTGATACATCTTGAGTTCTGGAGCAATGACACACAATACAAGAATCAATGGATTCAAGACTAATAATTAAGGCAGACCCGAGTCATACAATTAAAAGGACAGTTTAAAACTTTAATCCGGAGTACAAGTTAAAATAAGATTGCTACCTTCTGTTTACCAGATTGCAATAGATGTTTTAGTTGATCCCAGCGAGCAACATTAATTTCTTCTTTTGAGCGCTTGTTAGACAACCACTTTCCCCGGAGCTCAGACGTAACAGCTGCAAAATCACCTCAGCATCACTAAAAACTCAATAAGATGAAAAAGATATAGAACAAGTAATAAAAGGTAAACTTGCATACACTCATCAGGTATCATTTCCAGAATCTTCTCAAACCTCTCCTCATTCAAGAACAATTTTTGACTTGATAGCAGTCTGTTCTCAAAGTAATCTTTCAAGACTTCAGTATAAGATCTCCTGCAGGGGTAGAATTCAACTAAGAATACAACCTAAACCTAAACAAAGAGAAATTAAATGGATAAAATCTTACACGAGGAACGGATGAAGAGCGGGACCGACTAGAGAAACTTTTTTACTGCTATTCTCATTGCCCTGAACAGTAAACACAATATTTCCTGTTAGAACCTCACGCTATCATAATTTCCACTAGCAGGCATGTAAAGCATCTCTAAGTACCTTGTAGACACGAAAATATTCAACAATTGCGGCCCTCTGTTCATTGGTCAACCTGATTATGATGATGGTTACAAGAACATTAtgaaaataatagaaatattaaAACGATGATCATATCAGTAAATAGAATTAACAGCAATTGTAGAATACACGTCTGGAGCAGTACCTTCTCGCTTTTCCGTCGCAAACCCAACAATGGACACCACGCCTACCACTGTATACCCACAGGATGTGGTTGAACCCAAAGTCATCTGTTAACCAACAAAATGAGAGCGTATTCAACATTCATTTGTAGAAGTATCCAATATAAGTTCAAAGATAAAAAATGATTCATGGGGAAACGAGCAGCTTTTTACAAGTCACAAAGACTATACCTCTGAGAGAAGTATCAATGACCTTGATGGCAATTGTCATCAGCGGCCAGCACTCTAAACAAACATCAGCTCCTGAACAGCAATATCTGACATCATCATAATCTGATATATCCT carries:
- the LOC132634801 gene encoding uncharacterized protein LOC132634801; translated protein: MTREEVENGRDEMLIDGDENEQRRLENAVPDGFNADYLKAYYGKFFPYVDMFKWLSYGNDGKHPGCDHSYFGRREFSFTLDNDIYLRFQSFNTASELENAIKEKCPFKIDIGPVYSVDPAKRHAYSQVGDNIFTPVERELVFDIDISDYDDVRYCCSGADVCLECWPLMTIAIKVIDTSLRDDFGFNHILWVYSGRRGVHCWVCDGKARRLTNEQRAAIVEYFRVYKGNENSSKKVSLVGPALHPFLVRSYTEVLKDYFENRLLSSQKLFLNEERFEKILEMIPDESVTSELRGKWLSNKRSKEEINVARWDQLKHLLQSGKQKGQGVRRCIEEIVFSFTYPRLDMEVSKHMNHLLKAPFCVHPKTGHVCVPINPKNCEEFDPSAVPTLSQLLGELNTGGFRGEGDNEWDGTSLGDSVRYFRESFLQPLLKSCKEEIETSYNAKVQQSRNSISW